In Penicillium oxalicum strain HP7-1 chromosome I, whole genome shotgun sequence, a single window of DNA contains:
- a CDS encoding putative membrane protein: MGERESTERTTRMFPSAYGGSAVGTLITHVRMTGEWVFVGGVKSVVALAIEEGPKAFMTRPLHRRLSVRASYTRQAVGCILGLRVTGISAAGWSKGPVLVAHSATSSMSDGNVTVASNVLGTIGTVLWCIQLIPQIWYNYRRKKTDGFPAAMMLLWASCSVPMGAYFILQASIYNVSNPGLYGLHATSMDKVNIPLQVQPQLFGFFSLVAWSQILHYSHDLSLTKAMTVCAGTVVLFGGLEALLILTLRIPYSKGVTWPDLVVGIFGAILISAGLIPPYFELWKRDGRVIGFNWVFLGIDTLGGLFSLFALAAQGSFDILGGIMYILVVVLEAGIYLSHLIWRFRYRKLRREAKETGRSVDELLESRENGSGRAHPHPLDHVALCPVDDVEKQAATPRQGA; encoded by the exons ATGGGTGAACGTGAAAGTACCGAGAGGACGACTAGGATGTTTCCCTCCGCCTACGGCGGTTCTGCGGTGGGTACTCTGATAACCCACGTGCGAATGACAGGTGAGTGGGTTTTTGTCGGGGGTGTGAAGTCGGTGGTGGCGCTGGCGATTGAGGAGGGGCCCAAAGCTTTCATGACTCGACCTCTTCATCGCCGGTTGAGTGTCCGGGCCTCCTACACAAGACAAGCTGTTGGGTGTATCCTGGGCCTCCGAGTAACAGGAATTTCTGCAGCTGGCTGGTCCAAGGGCCCCGTCCTCGTCGCACATTCGGCCACATCAAGCATGTCAGACGGCAACGTGACGGTGGCTTCAAATGTGCTTGGCACCATCGGTACGGTGCTGTGGTGTATTCAGCTGATCCCGCAAATATGGTATAACTATCGGCGTAAGAAGACGGACGGATTTCCGGCCGCCATGATGCTACTGTGGGCGAGTT GCTCGGTTCCCATGGGGGCTTATTTCATTCTCCAGGCAAGTATTTATAATGTGTCCAACCCCGGGCTCTATGGTTTGCACGCAACGAGCATGGAT AAAGTCAATATCCCATTGCAGGTGCAGCCGCAATTATtcggcttcttctccctGGTGGCTTGGAGCCAGATTCTTCATTATAGTCA TGACTTGAGCCTTACAAAGGCCATGACCGTCTGCGCTGGCACCGTCGTCTTGTTCGGCGGTCTCGAGGCTCTTCTTATTTTGACGTTGCGG ATACCTTACAGCAAAGGCGTGACTTGGCCGGACCTGGTCGTTGGTATCTTCGGTGCTATTCTCATCAGTGCGGGGCTGATCCCTCCGTATTTCGAGTTGTGGAAGAGAGACGGACGAGTCATTGGGTTTA ATTGGGTCTTTCTCGGCATTGATACGCTTGGGGgcctcttttccctctttgcGCTGG CTGCCCAAGGGTCGTTTGACATTCTTGGTGGAATTATGTATATCCTTGT TGTTGTGCTCGAGGCGGGGATCTATCTCAGTCATCTCATCTGGCGCTTTCGATATCGCAAGCTCCGCAGGGAAGCCAAAGAGACCGGGAGGAGCGTTGATGAACTTCTCGAGTCGAGGGAAAATGGGAGTGGACGGgcacatccacatccattGGACCACGTCGCATTGTGTCCAGTCGACGATGTTGAGAAGCAAGCAGCTACCCCTCGACAAGGAGCGTGA